From a region of the Lactuca sativa cultivar Salinas chromosome 4, Lsat_Salinas_v11, whole genome shotgun sequence genome:
- the LOC111901843 gene encoding uncharacterized protein LOC111901843: MRLRNIVINRSKLLFPKSNLRTMKTRRLFGISLSLIIINLASIMERADENLLPSVYKEVSEAFNAGPSDLGYLTFIRNFVQGLASPIAGILVLTYDRPTVLAMGTLCWALSTGAVGGSHYFSQVAFWRAVNGFGLAIVIPALQSFIADTYSDNVRGTGFGFLSLVGMVGGIGGGVVATIMAGHEFWGVPGWRCAFVLMAALSCLIGFLVFMFVVDPKRLTSIDRDGGEYYLERNELIERGRDSSSGSIWTESWTAMKAVMKVQTFQIIVLQGLVGSLPWTAMVFFTMWFELIGFDHKQAATLLSLFGAGCSFGSLLGGIIADRLSQIYPHTGRIMCAQFSAIMGIPYTFFLLRVIPQSVDSYLIYAITLLLMGLTISWNGTAANAPMFAEVVPAKHRTMIYAFDRAFEGSFSSFAAPMVGILAEQIYGYDPKSVDPVAGSTREALALSRGLFSMMAVPFGLCCLFYTPLYRVFRRDRDSVRMATQKEEEMI, from the exons GACACGGAGACTTTTTGGGATTTCTCTTTCTCTGATTATAATCAATTTGGCCTCGATAATGGAGCGAGCCGATGAAAATCTTCTTCCATCTGTATACAAAGAAGTCAGTGAAGCGTTCAACGCCGGACCCTCTGATCTGGGCTACCTCACGTTTATCAGAAACTTCGTTCAAGGTCTGGCGTCTCCGATCGCCGGAATCCTGGTTTTAACCTACGATCGGCCGACAGTTCTTGCAATGGGGACACTATGCTGGGCGTTATCCACCGGCGCTGTTGGTGGTAGTCATTATTTCAGTCAGGTTGCTTTTTGGAGAGCTGTAAATGGATTTGGATTGGCGATTGTGATTCCTGCACTCCAGTCGTTTATAGCTGATACGTATAGTGATAATGTGAGGGGAACAGGGTTTGGGTTCTTGAGTCTTGTTGGGATGGTGGGTGGCATCGGTGGTGGTGTGGTGGCGACAATTATGGCCGGTCATGAGTTTTGGGGGGTGCCCGGATGGCGGTGTGCTTTTGTTTTGATGGCGGCGTTAAGTTGCTTGATTGGGTTTCTTGTTTTCATGTTTGTTGTTGATCCGAAAAGGTTAACTTCCATTGATCGTGATGGAGGAGAGTATTATCTAGAAAG gAACGAACTAATTGAACGCGGACGTGATTCAAGTTCGGGTTCAATTTGGACCGAGTCATGGACCGCGATGAAAGCCGTGATGAAAGTCCAAACGTTTCAAATCATTGTCTTACAAGGTCTTGTTGGTTCGCTCCCATGGACCGCTATGGTGTTCTTCACCATGTGGTTCGAACTAATCG gtTTTGACCACAAACAAGCTGCAACTCTTTTGAGCCTATTTGGAGCCGGGTGTTCTTTCGGTTCACTCTTGGGTGGAATCATAGCGGATCGTTTATCCCAAATTTACCCTCATACGGGTCGAATCATGTGTGCCCAATTCAGTGCCATCATGGGAATCCCATATACTTTCTTTCTCCTACGCGTAATCCCACAATCGGTCGACAGCTACTTAATTTACGCTATTACCCTTCTCCTTATGGGCCTTACAATAAGTTGGAATGGAACCGCAGCCAATGCACCAATGTTTGCCGAAGTGGTCCCCGCCAAACACCGGACCATGATTTATGCGTTTGACCGGGCCTTTGAAGGGTCATTTTCGTCTTTTGCTGCTCCCATGGTTGGGATTTTAGCAGAACAGATTTATGGGTATGACCCGAAATCGGTGGACCCGGTTGCGGGGTCCACAAGAGAAGCTTTAGCGCTTTCAAGAGGGCTTTTTTCGATGATGGCGGTTCCTTTTGGTTTGTGTTGCTTGTTTTATACGCCTTTGTATCGGGTTTTTAGACGCGATCGTGATAGTGTTCGAATGGCTActcaaaaagaagaagaaatgatCTGA